In Streptomyces chartreusis, the following proteins share a genomic window:
- a CDS encoding serine/threonine-protein kinase has protein sequence MSSGENGQADETGRLLAGRYRVVAQLGRGGMGVVWRALDEVLGREVAVKELRTYSDADGPELADLRLRMQREARAAARVRHPGVVAVHDVTEVDGRPLIVMELVDGPSLEAVLRERGTLDAREAAGIGAKVMDALAAAHRAGVLHRDVKPGNILLETSGRVVLTDFGIATMDDPGDGSATHLTRTGHLVGSLDYLAPERAQGAEPGASSDVWALGATLYAAVEGSAPFRRTSTFSTLTAIVTEALPEPANAGPLGPVLQRLMDKRPASRPEADEARGLLQAVADSGDDAPTTTLRGPADTGPGETERSVPAVPPGFGPTSPVSPAVPGAGGPGPTPAGQPYGAQGGETPVQGVPASNLPGAPVFGAPAQHAQGPATPGQGTPPPPAFGTAGHPDPGAPGQPPVSPYGYGSPLPPQDADTTGPMVTSSGTPARRKGRALLAAVAVTVVLVAAGVTVALVNNGDDAKNEANDKSSVAAAEGTSAPASGSPDADRSGDSGLTEKDEKSPDATRSPSRSADTEPSDRPGTASPTKTSGGGGTNGGSTGGGSGDGGTTGGGGTTGGGGTTGGGGGGSTPTPSCFSIGGGKYNCKVWKQAKSYTAGGAEAGVLNAGTNYFYCQQNLGRRETYGEWTNVWWAKTDDDSGNTGVFVSDVYIEGGNNDEPVPGLPVC, from the coding sequence GTGTCTTCGGGGGAGAACGGACAGGCGGACGAGACCGGCCGGCTGCTCGCGGGGCGCTACCGCGTCGTCGCCCAACTCGGGCGCGGCGGCATGGGCGTGGTCTGGCGGGCGCTCGACGAGGTCCTGGGCCGCGAGGTCGCCGTCAAGGAACTGCGCACCTACTCGGACGCGGACGGACCCGAACTCGCGGATCTGCGGCTGCGAATGCAGCGCGAGGCCCGCGCGGCGGCCCGGGTCCGGCATCCAGGTGTGGTGGCCGTCCACGACGTCACCGAGGTCGACGGACGCCCGCTCATCGTCATGGAGCTGGTCGACGGCCCCTCCCTGGAAGCCGTGTTGCGCGAGCGCGGCACGCTGGACGCGCGGGAGGCGGCCGGGATCGGCGCCAAGGTCATGGACGCGCTGGCCGCCGCCCACCGGGCCGGTGTCCTGCACCGTGACGTCAAGCCCGGCAACATCCTGCTCGAAACCTCCGGCCGGGTCGTCCTCACCGACTTCGGCATCGCCACGATGGACGACCCGGGCGACGGCTCGGCCACCCATCTGACCCGCACCGGCCATCTCGTCGGCTCCCTGGACTACCTGGCCCCCGAGCGCGCCCAGGGCGCCGAACCGGGCGCGTCCTCGGACGTCTGGGCGCTCGGCGCCACGCTGTACGCGGCCGTGGAGGGCTCCGCCCCCTTCCGTCGCACGTCGACCTTCTCCACCCTCACCGCGATCGTCACCGAGGCCCTGCCGGAGCCCGCCAACGCGGGCCCGCTCGGCCCCGTCCTGCAGCGGCTGATGGACAAGCGGCCCGCGTCCCGGCCCGAGGCCGACGAGGCCCGCGGACTGCTCCAGGCGGTCGCGGACTCCGGCGACGACGCGCCGACGACCACACTGCGAGGGCCCGCGGACACCGGGCCCGGGGAGACGGAGCGCAGCGTCCCGGCGGTGCCGCCCGGCTTCGGCCCCACGTCACCGGTGAGCCCGGCCGTCCCGGGAGCCGGCGGTCCCGGACCGACGCCCGCCGGACAGCCGTACGGCGCCCAGGGCGGCGAGACTCCGGTGCAGGGTGTGCCCGCGTCGAACCTCCCCGGGGCACCGGTCTTCGGAGCACCGGCACAGCACGCGCAGGGACCGGCGACCCCCGGCCAGGGCACCCCACCGCCACCGGCCTTCGGCACCGCCGGCCATCCCGACCCGGGCGCTCCCGGGCAGCCGCCCGTGTCTCCGTACGGCTACGGGAGCCCGCTCCCGCCCCAGGACGCGGACACCACCGGCCCGATGGTCACCTCCTCCGGTACGCCCGCCCGGCGCAAGGGCCGTGCCCTGCTCGCCGCCGTGGCCGTCACCGTCGTCCTCGTGGCGGCCGGCGTCACCGTCGCCCTGGTGAACAACGGCGACGACGCCAAGAACGAGGCGAACGACAAGTCGTCGGTTGCCGCGGCGGAGGGCACGTCCGCCCCGGCGAGCGGCAGCCCCGACGCCGACCGCTCGGGCGACTCCGGGCTGACCGAGAAGGACGAGAAGTCGCCCGACGCGACCAGGTCCCCCAGCCGATCGGCGGACACCGAGCCCTCCGACCGACCCGGCACCGCCTCCCCGACCAAGACCTCGGGCGGGGGCGGCACGAACGGCGGCAGCACAGGCGGCGGTTCCGGCGACGGCGGCACCACGGGCGGTGGCGGAACGACCGGCGGCGGTGGCACGACCGGCGGGGGAGGGGGCGGCAGCACACCGACCCCGTCCTGCTTCTCCATCGGCGGCGGCAAGTACAACTGCAAGGTCTGGAAGCAGGCCAAGTCGTACACGGCCGGAGGCGCCGAGGCCGGCGTCCTCAACGCGGGCACCAACTACTTCTACTGCCAGCAGAACCTGGGCCGCCGCGAGACCTACGGCGAGTGGACCAACGTCTGGTGGGCCAAGACCGACGACGACAGCGGCAACACCGGCGTCTTCGTCAGCGACGTCTACATCGAGGGCGGCAACAACGACGAACCGGTGCCCGGACTGCCGGTCTGCTGA
- a CDS encoding LacI family DNA-binding transcriptional regulator, whose translation MDYASPVDDDRTGQRIVPETIRRSDRAPENRYGNRPTMKDVAARAGVGLKTVSRVVNGEPGVTPETERRVQEAIDALGFRRNDSARVLRKGRTASIGLVLEDLADPFYGPLSRAVEEVARAHGALLINGSSAEDPDREQELALALCARRVDGLVIIPAGDDHRYLEPELKAGVATVFVDRPAGNIDADCVLADNRGGARDGVAHLIAHGHRRIGFIGDMPRIHTAAERLRGYRAAMEDAGIPVEDAWMSLGVTDPERVRRAAEVMLSGPSPVTAIFTGNNRVTVTVIRVLAEQPRPVALVGFDDIELADLLRPGVTVVAQDAAALGRTAAERLFRQLDGTLVTPERIELPTRLITRGSGELPPAH comes from the coding sequence ATGGACTACGCATCCCCCGTGGACGACGACAGGACAGGACAGCGCATCGTGCCCGAGACCATCCGCCGATCCGACCGCGCGCCCGAGAACCGGTACGGCAACCGTCCCACCATGAAGGACGTCGCCGCGCGTGCCGGAGTCGGTCTGAAGACCGTCTCGCGCGTGGTCAACGGTGAGCCCGGTGTCACCCCGGAGACGGAGCGCCGCGTCCAGGAGGCCATCGACGCCCTGGGCTTCCGCCGCAACGACAGTGCGCGGGTGCTGCGCAAGGGCCGCACCGCGAGCATCGGCCTGGTCCTGGAGGATCTCGCGGACCCCTTCTACGGCCCGCTGAGCCGCGCGGTCGAGGAGGTCGCCCGGGCGCACGGGGCCCTGCTGATCAACGGATCCAGCGCCGAGGACCCGGACCGCGAGCAGGAACTGGCGCTGGCCCTGTGCGCGCGACGGGTGGACGGGCTGGTGATCATTCCGGCCGGTGACGACCACCGCTATCTGGAGCCCGAGCTCAAGGCCGGTGTCGCCACGGTGTTCGTCGACCGTCCGGCGGGGAACATCGACGCCGACTGCGTCCTGGCCGACAACCGGGGCGGGGCCCGCGACGGCGTCGCGCACCTCATCGCGCACGGCCACCGCCGGATCGGCTTCATCGGTGACATGCCCCGCATCCACACGGCCGCGGAGCGACTGCGCGGCTACCGGGCCGCCATGGAGGACGCGGGCATACCGGTGGAGGACGCCTGGATGTCCCTCGGTGTCACCGACCCGGAGCGGGTGCGCCGGGCGGCCGAGGTGATGCTCAGCGGCCCCTCCCCCGTCACCGCAATCTTCACGGGCAACAACCGTGTGACGGTCACCGTGATCCGGGTCCTCGCCGAGCAGCCCCGTCCCGTCGCCCTGGTGGGATTCGACGACATCGAGCTCGCCGATCTGCTTCGGCCGGGCGTCACCGTCGTCGCCCAGGACGCCGCGGCCCTCGGCCGTACCGCCGCCGAGCGGTTGTTCCGCCAGTTGGACGGCACCCTGGTCACCCCGGAGCGGATCGAGCTGCCGACGCGGCTGATCACCCGTGGCTCGGGCGAACTGCCCCCGGCGCACTGA